Sequence from the Ascaphus truei isolate aAscTru1 chromosome 3, aAscTru1.hap1, whole genome shotgun sequence genome:
aaacagtcCGAAAAAATATGAACAGATCTTACTGTGGTTTAGAGAGGTACTTAtgaatccatctgcatagcagcttgtctaggatcttgtctgagagagagccacCTGACTACCAGCCAAGACTTCCTTATATCCCatcatgctggttgtcaggtgtctgcttacttcctgattgtccAGCTTTTTCTCCTGagttaaccctctgagtgctggatgaagcactcagacatatgtctcccaggcataacggTTAGTGGcggacttcaccctgtcacatacctcccctgtttgtgtgtggctagggccCCACACAGCTGAAGCCTggccctccactccttctcttgacaaaaaatcggcatttccatggtccttcccaggcctatgctgtatatcaaaagagaaaagctggagggccatataccacctggtcagcctcgagtttgtgtccttcatggtgtttaaccatttcaagggcgcatggtcagtgaccagggtgaagtgtaccccggcgacataatgtctcaaggacTCAATTGCTCATTTTACAGCgtggcactccttctcaataacggaatacctcacttcccttgggaacagcttccggctgatgaacaatatggggtgttcaacaccatcaaattgttgggacagcactgctcccagtcctacctcggaGGCATCCATCTGGattatgaagggctctttaaaatttgGGCTCCGAAGAGTGGggtcctctgacaggcacttttttagcccGTCAAAGGCGTTTTGTCACTCCCAAGACCATCTAACTTGTGTCGGGCACTCTTTTTgttagatctgttaggggtgcagtcATTTCTAAAAATTTGGTATAAACCGTCTGTAATACCCttctaaccccaaaagggagtggacctgtgtctttgtctgtggggtggggacttcctttatggcggccaccttccttgctagtggccttactatccctcccccaacagcATAGCCATAGGTTGTCAGGTGTCTGTTTACTTCCTGATTGTTCAGCTTTTTCTCCtgtgttaaccctttgagtgctggatgaagcactcagacgaatgtctcccaggcataactgctAGTGGCTGacgtcaccctgtcacagggcaCCCATGAATGATTTTTAAAATCCAGGGCACCCGTGCTATTATGACCTCACTCATCCCCTCCTCGCTTACATGCATACACACTCACCCTCTTTTTCATAAgtacacacccaacacacacacaccctcttctTACACACTCCACATACAGCCGTACATGTCATTCTCATCCtttcactccacacacactccacatttaTCCCTTGTCACACAACAAACTTACCCTGTTTCTTAATTATaaacaccactcccccccctttctcttatTTACATCAcacaccttctctcaccccaGATAAAGCCTTAACCTAGTACCATGTTCTCACAGAAGGCCACCATTCTCCTCCAAACACAATGCTCTACTTCCCTCTTTCGTCCAACCTTCTCACACACTATTTGGAGCCGAAGagactcctctctctcttctgtgcTGGTCTCAGAGAGGAGAGGTGGGTTGCATAATTTACGTCTCCAGGCCTCTCAGAGTTGCATGGCTGGTTCGATGTGGCTCGATAGGGTTCTGCGGCACACCGGTTAAGAAGCAATGCTTTAATACAGCTTCTACAGGAAGTTAGTTGGAGCACGACTTTGTTTACAATTTGGTATCTACTAATCAATCCTTTTTTAGTGTGAATTGAATTAGGTATCCAAATTTTTGTATACAATCAATATCTTCTGTACTTGTACTACTGTACATAGAATACATTAAAACAGTCATATTGGTAGAAGAGTTACAATACAAATCTCCTATGTTGTTAATTATATAAGAACTGTAAATAGCTTTTAGGTAAAATGTTCCTTCTAGTAGTTATGAAAACAATAAACGACAACCATAGTTTAAATGATAACGATTTAAAAAATATCCCATTTATCTGTTGAACATTTTAATTATGTACAATTATGTCAAACTGACGATAACATATGAAACATCATTAAAAATAACTGCATTGATTTAATAATCAATTTTATATCTGTAATATTGCTTAAAATATACAATGCACTTGTTTTTACATAATTTAAATAACCCATTTGAATTTGTTGTAAAAATGGGAAACACCAAGAGATGAATTAGCAGATGGAAATAAAACATTAAGATGTACAGGTTAAGGGTACTAGTGACATGGGTACATTCAATTTCAAAATGTTTTTAGGATAGTTAACTTAAACTAGAGTACAGAACAAATGGCAAAATAGCAATCCAATGAATATGGATACCATTTGGAAAATGTAATCATAAAAGTACAATTACCAAAAGATTCACATAATAAATTGATTATTGATAACCTTcgtataaattattttatttctacTAATGGTATGTAAACCTCCCTGTTTTGCTTTGCTGTAAAATTCGTAAAGTGCCCATTCACAGTAAAATGCAGAGCAGTTCTTTGTGGtaagacaactaatgtacagtatgtctcgtcCAAAACCAATGTTTTATCAGCATAAAATGATTCACGTTGACTGATTATCAGCCCATTCTTAATctcataaaataaatatattattaagGGCATTTCTGAATTGACAGTACAGTATGTCCACCCTGGTTTCCATAAACAATAAAATGAGGGGTAAGATGTTTTTGTTGAAAGTCCTTTGTGTTACACAGGTAAATGTTATCAACATCACCACATGCTCCAGCCATTTTATGCTCTCAGTGTACACAACATAGAGTATTTGCAATGGTGACCTTCGAATAGTGCCACCTTCACAAACAGCTAACATTTTCATTTAGTGGTCCCACACCAGTCTTCGATGCTTTGTCTAAAGAATGTAATCCTATAGTTACCAACGAATAGTCATTAGTCTTCATTTTCGCTTCTTTTTTTAAGAGCTTCATTTGTGCGAGCTGTAACTGGCCTGAGTTATAAGCCAATGCAGGGATAGTGTTCACTAAGATTAATTGAAAAGGCTTCTTTTCTTCTCTGTATCGACACTGAATATAGCGCGAGAAAGCGGAGCGATAGGTTTGGTTGAAGAGTGTATATACCAGAGGGTTGACCGCTGAAGACAGGTAGCCAATCCAGACAAAAACTTTCAGCAGTTCTCCAATGATATGCTCATTACAGGACTCCTTACAAATTACtgccatcacattagtgacgaAAAATGGACACCACATAACAacgaaaagaaaaaagacaatgcCCAAGACCTTGGAGGCTTTTTGTTCATTGCTGATAGACTGCATAGTTTTCCTTCCATATGGAGCTAATTCCTTTTGCAAAGAACGCTGAAATAGTTTTTCAGAAGAAAGTGAGCTTTGGGGGAGAAAGCTGAACAAAGCGAGTTTGCTCTTTGCCCCAAGGTTGTTAAAACACAGGGTGGCTTCTTTCTGCAGTGACCTTATAGTTAAAAAGTAGGTGACCACCATTATGATCAAAGGTATAAAAAATGCAATGAATGATCCAACGAGGATAAAATTATCATCTGACAAACAGCAGTTTTGTTGGTTGAACACTTTGCTGTCATCTTGTAGTCCAAACACAGGCACTGGCATGGAAATACCTGGAGAAGACAATGAGATAAAAATGTGTTAAACGGAACATTCATAAGAAATGTTCCATAGATAATTTAGCATGAACGGCTTCACCTCAAAATAACAATTTAAACAATTTTATAAGGTATAGTCTGTTTATTCTCTATTAAAAGAAAATTTGCATCATATCATTATGTATGTAGAACCATAAGGCAGTGAGTTCTATTTGTGATGACAAGAATTCCTGGGTACTGCTTTCACTGTTTTGCTACTGCTTTATGGGCAGTATTATATTGAATGACACTCTATCCTAAAGAAAATAGTCCTCTAACCCACAATTGCCAATAAGAAATTGTGCATACACTTTGATTCTTTACTTAATACTTCATAAAATTAGATATGACACTAGCAAAACAGAGGCACGCAACATCAATATCATattaaatgtaaaaaagaaaattATTGTGTTCAACGTTTTAGCCCAAGTTTGTGAATCATGCAAGGATAGAGGAGAGGGAGAATCATgcaaggatagagagagagagagagagagagagagagagagagagagagagagagagagagagagagagagagagagagagagagagaaacagtgaGGGTCATGCAAGGAtagagtgagagacagggaggatcATGCAAGGATAGAGAGAGCCAGGGAGAATCATGCAAGGATAGAGAGAGCCAGGGAGAATCATGcaaggatagagagagacagggagaatcATGCAAGGATAAAGAGATAGGGAGAATCATGCAAGGATAGAGACAGGGAGAATCATGCAAAAATAGCTGAGAGCAGGCAGCATAAAGTCCAGTTAACATTTCGCAATTGTGGGTATGGTATTTCTAAAACAAGATAAAATGTAATGTGGAATTGTACAAAATATTAAGTAGGAATTTCACCAGGAGGAGAATGTAGCATAGCCACCGGccgctacttattttcctgggccctaaCAGTGTAAGTCATGTGAAGTGCAGGCAGTAGATGGattaattccttcagaaaggccttgtgtgcttttgcagcctttgATGCATTTGATGtattcaagggcgggcctagcaacagccagaaagtgtcagcctgaggggtggatactggttgggtcacatgctggatGTGATAGCCTGTCAGTAtctagacctgccctgttataggGCAGGTTTACAAGCAAAACCCCAGGGTATAAATACTGACTCtttcccaaaagtgggtgtgtctctttcctccctctgtggagtgaacAACAACTTCCCTGGTCTCACAAGGAGactcaggaggagcaccatgcaggaggaaacttggatgggcctcaagccttgaagtgacCTTCTTAGGGGAAGCAAGAGATGTACTTGCTGTGTAAGATCTttaacattgcaataaataccatggaaccagATACACGTGTGATACACTATCTTGGGTTAAAGAAAGGTGTCTGTCTGGGTCATCCTACTTCTATCCAGAGGATCCACGCTGACTGGAGATGCTGCAACCACGAATAAGATACCCTGTTAAACCTGTCCCCACACCACAGCGgaagtgctcagccctcctgttgcctcacaggtacacaccacaccacaccacagtacaaatggagtagcagacctaatctcacttagggtggggtaaaggggctacatatatatatatatatatatatatatctatatatatatatatatcaaacaaaacaaaaagaacgaagtagcgcctctaatacagCCTATACAAAACTGTGATTAATGAAAACCAACTATGAAAGCATCCAATGGGGTGGCATATGTGGGTAAATTAAATCCAAACTAGTACTAACCAAGGGTAATAGGTTCTAAAACGTAATTAGAATGTTCAATAACAAAGACCTAAtactttaatatacaaaaaatactaaataaccataacatataaaaagtatataataaaaaatgtaaaaattgtaatattttttttttttttaaattaatgaaAAAACCTAAAAAACCTCAGAAAGCACAAAGTTCTGTTCCAGAACAAAGCATCCAGATATatggcagcccgtttcaaaggggtcactactccctgttgatacctatgaaaaaagaaaagaaaagaaacaggcgcacacctagtgcattaaagtataacaaatagtttatagaacaataaaaacagtcaaatgcccactcacaaaagtacagggtttaaaagcaggtatgagataggatctcataagccagtactgccatctggtatcagcaatggagtcctctcctgtctgctctccgcatggtctgagcaaccggaaatgacgtccctccggtcgggtgcaccacacaggaaatccctccgggaactagCACTTCCAGTTTCTTGCTTCTGGTCAGTGAGACATCAGGGGAAGAGGATCCAGCGTTTCTTCTGCTTGACACCACATCCCATCAGACCTTAACCGAAGATCCTTCTGAGGTTTATCAGTTGGAGTTTcggaatctcctccaggatgcttTCACAGAAGGGATTATTTCTGGGACCTTTGCTGTGTGACCCCAGGGGCAGCCCATGTCCTGACACGTGTCTGTCACATTAGCATTGCTTTGGATTTTGCTCTGGCCAGGCTGGCACattcggctgctgctgctgcacagtTGGACTGCTGTGGGGGGCTCAGTAATTTGGATTATTGCTCAGACCAtgcggagagcagacaggagaggactccattgctgataccagacggcagtactggcttatgagagcctatctcatacctgcttttaaaccctgtacttttgtgagtgggcatttgactgtttttattgttctataaactatttgttatactttaatgcactaggtgtgcgcctgtttcttttcttttttcatatatatatatatatatatatatatatatatatatatatatatatatacagtgttcgacaatcctatacatttacacgcccggggcatgtggatttaaccccccgggcgagtaaatattggcccaagcagcacacgtgtttttttttttaatttccctgctcgcgctgaaattttccctgctcgcgcaaaaaaacaaaaaaaaaactccccctacctgacagctgattggcgcgcgctcccaggctttgtgggcgcgcggccaggctctatatgagcccgcccccaacgagcggccagggtaagtactcgccatgctgcggcccctctgctccttccctgcgatccccctggtccccacatgactccctactccccaccgcggcagctctcctgtcccctgctcctgtccccttcccctcctcctgtcccctgctcctgtcccctcctcctgctcctgtccccttcccctcgatccaccgatcgctgcccggggcgggaggtccccactgctgcagcccggttggcatgcggggggggggctcggccctcacccctcaccatgtgcctcccatgcgccagctagcttcatgacggcgcagccgccgcatgagctgggggggatgtcggcctgcccctccccccccatgagCTTCATGCCGCcacgggctggggggaagaagcagcctgcaaagctgcttggccacGCACTGTGAcaacatgccggcgaggggagcagggcaatggcggccacggcggggctgactgtcccctggggtgcCCGCTAGGGGATACCTTGCcatgtgcctcccacccaccctgctgattggggggggatgTTGGCCCGCCCCCCGCCCCGAGCGGGAGATGGGTGCGGGTGGGTGGGCAaggagcgtggtgctggtcgtggcctttcctcctctgtgtgtgtgtgtgtgtgtgtgtgtgtgtgtgggagaatgtgtgtgtatgtgaatgaatgtgtatgtgtgtatgggagtatgtgtatgtgtgtgacaccagaggtacccccccaatcagtaacctccccccccaatcagtaacctcccccccaatcagtaacctctcccccccaatcagtaacctctcccccccaatcagtaacctctcccccccaatcagtaacctctcccccccagtcagtcaccccccccagtcagtcacccccccattcagtcacccccctcagtcagtcacccccccggtcagtcaccccccctgtcagtcaccccccagtcagtcacccccccagtcagtcacccccccagtcagtcaccccctccagtcagtaacccccccagtcagtcacccccccagtcagtcacccccccagtcagtcactcccccagtcagtcacccccccccagttagtcaccccccccagtcagtcaccccccctagtcagtcaccccccccagtcagtcaccccccccccagtcagtcacccccccagtcagtcacccccttccccagtcagtcaccccccgtcagtcacccccccagtcagtcaccccagtcaccccctccactctgtgtatcacccaccgtttctcccctctgtgtctcccccccacactctctctcccccacactctctctttctcccccacactctctctctctcccccacactctggatctcttatttaccctatatatcttacttgccctatacttcaccgaaataacctatactgctttcttccacatctgactcaagcttcacacggaagacatcggaacccctcctaacccagaagagaggtagggaacacatcccctccaatatataacagtgcgggaatgagggtacctggacattgagggactgcggatcaggtaagatcccaggcaggattgctgctttagatattgtgaagcggggacgtccagacactggttaaggggttcaggaaactagtcattcacaccgggcttttatttctagatccgacatttacgcacacacacacgtaacaaggcctaattgtagtttaatgtaatacaataaatacatttatgtcaataacgaatgttgttctgactaggaatttattaaatgtatttcatttatatattttattttaaagtggggttgggggcgggactatggttgggggcgggactaggggtggggttgggggcgggactaggtggcgagtagattttttggttgggcgagtagatttttgggtgatttgtcgaacactgtatatatatgtagcccctgtaagtaagagcgggctacttctccttctcctactggagtaagccctggtaagggcaggcgccagtagtaaccatgggttttccccccttcaagccctgcctggagtgatggaggcgggccccctgactctgtgcaggcctagacagaggggaggtcctgctgacatcaggaggggcagggctgactctatttagtgggctgtcctgtgtgtgtctgttcagTTGGTTCTGTGAGTTCGGGCTGTGAGTGAGTCAGAGCTGAGAGGAAGAGGTGACAGTTCAGAAGGCCCAGTTCTGTGAGGATGTCAGTCTGAGCTGGAGCAGAGTCTGGAGAGCAGAGTGTCAGGACTGGCAGTTTGTGGAGAGCCTGGAGGGAGTATGTGGAGTGATGTCCTGGAGCGGAGGAGAGTGCTGGTCTGAAGTGTAGTAATACCCAGCAGAGTGCATGCCTGACCTGAGAGGCCCTGCCCAATGTGAGAGTGATATTTGTAGGAGAGAcctcagagcccctctgagtagagcggacaggACTAAAGAGGTGGACCAAGGCCCCTCACCCTGTTCAGGGTGTGAGGAGAAAGtcatctagcctcacccagagggcctaccgcactggggggagtggaggcaggggtattgaggccccatccagaccatcctgcagggacatagtctggaggagaaggagaggaaagAAGGAGGGATCATATTTGGGAGCACTGCTGTATTGGAACTGCTGAAGTGCATGAACTGCTGTGTACTACCTCAAAGTGTTACAAGACAATAAAGACACTGCTGCTGTTTTACACTAAGAGACTGTGTGAGTTGGATCATtccccctgggaccagggttttctgtaagggtcctatcccatatccctgggacttgcggagatggaggcgctgcatgatTGTTGCTAaagagatggaggcatatacccctgaagcctggtcctgttgtccccaataccaccgcgggagactcaggccctcctgttccacgcaggtatgcaccaccaagtacatgtagccagccctcactacaccctagatatgctatctgtgtctggggggggggggggacatgggttacatttggaggcgagctgctgagatccagaacaggtcaggctttcagcgaagcagaacgggaggagtgaagtgcaccttccgtgcaagtgcTATGGAGGGTAGGGCATATCATACCAGGGgaagtcaggggagcgtggactcccgcacagtacaccctgggtgccctagatgggtgatgtaagatgggtgtatggctattgctgtcctagtcccttaaGGCAGGTAGTGTAAGGCAACTgagggggttagcctgttaactagtccagggaccatggcccagggcccgcactatgagtggccaacagtaggagacgcccgtacttagggagatgcccggtacactagccagcacccacataaaacacaccacagagcacttgtaggaaccgtcagctgtgcggtgcacagagaaggagttctgcctagcctggggtatgccacatcatacttGTGGGTAAAGCAATGAAAGATAGCATGCAGAAAGcatcagagagtgtcagtgagtacagtcagtgtctaggaacgaggtttgcactagacactgagaatagcggtgatatacatttggtgggctcatcaaagatggcggccatcactatatgtgctccgcggagcaagaaggaatccaaaatggcgaccgcagcGACATCCACGGCctagcagttagcagccgaactaaaatggcgagtcctgccaatcctggagcgcgcacgtgaatcgtgcaaagagactgtgcgaGAAACGTggagagagatgtgcaggggtttggcaccAAATCCAgattccctgcaagaggagcggcgcgaaagccgaaagcccacccacctgtgctgtgactggccaacagacaaggccacgtcacactgagagaaggagtgcccctcctcttgtttccaccagagggagggggcacaagtaAAGCCAATCAGAAGAGTcatccccagcgaagggaggggcaggaagtgaaagcgaggagcttcacttctgtctgacattcgaagagcaaggagctgaaacattgaactgttccacccctgaactAACTATGTCAGAACTGAGTACCATGATTTACCAGCTTCCAGgcggcttactggtagtggagattGAGGGCCAcaagtacctccggtgcctgtgcgtccactgcgggacACCCGGACCGGTCCCAAGCACGAAAGCACGATGCTCTAAATGTGACATGtactacctgtggcctaacgagccatggccattgatcgagaccccgcggggtgcctctccgggaacactaacggaggtggcggagacaagagatgaggctgccctagttccccgcgTCACCCATGCAgtaggaaccaaggcccagccagctacagaGCCGAGAGAACCGTCGGCGGAGGAGAGCgtgactgcagtggaggtaccagagcgagcCCATtttgtaccactacccactggcggtacCGCCCAAGAACCCAGTGACTCCCTTGCGATGGATCCAATCATAATATCTTCAGAGGAGGATGATGGCGTCTCagcggtggcgatgcgcctaccggtgaaccaccccagctgtaaccaAGATGgtggtccacttaccggagagagggagcagacgagtccagaCACCTTCCGACAAGGATCCTTGTTACAGACACCTGATCTCAGACAAGCTTTTATTTTTATACTCATATTCTAAAGGCATCACTCCACAAAAGTCAAGTTTTTgtctatatagcctggccttcagCAGTTATGTattcttctgggcctttcctctgtcagtcctgttagaacaggcagtggaaaggttaattcctttcagctctgagtatgtagcaatattcaggggcaggcctaagcaacatttgaatgtgttaatccaaagggtggatatgggttggaacaccccctgatgtgtgtgtgtgtgtgagccaatcggtatccagctttgagttgtaatgattcaaagctagagacactccctgaggatattcaaattgagacatattcccaaattcagttagtgatcagtTAGTCTAGAGAAAGAGCTGAGAGAGATCAGAAGCCAAGAAAAGGTCtgcccctcttgccccacctgggcaaggagggggggaatTTAAGATGACTTGAGCAGAAaggcagagattacaccatgctgtatgctgtatgttGTATGCTGTATGTTGTATGCtatatgctgtatgctgtatgctgcctGCACATCCATGCTGAACAAAGAACCAAGAGAAAagaggctgctgtgtgtgtccctattcctgtgtatggagaattgagtgtcagtgggggtctctcctctggagatcaaaggggatccctgctggctggaggcactgtacaccatgagagaacaaggtaacccatcccacaccacacctcctttccctgtcctgggttctgcccacaacaccgcagagcactcagccctcctgtttaccagcaggtcacagcacccagaccaatcagagtgaccagaaggagtgcaccccccaatctcatgtcaggtggggtaccatagaagggttacatttggaggtgctgctgagatgagGACTGCTCCCCAGGACACTACAGGTTtttcaacgggacaggttttcaatGACAGAGGACCATGCAGCAGTTTCAAAgactttgtatgcagcacagaacagcagccatagactctgccatgagggaacccctccttgaagctcccccagggagggggttaccctaatTAAGAAGACCTTGCTGTGGGACCATTGCTGGTGGCTATGCACCAGGGAGCGAATGTCTTTACATGCCTTCAAGGGGACAGAGGTTGCACTAAGATTGCATAGGGACCTCTGTGCACCCATCTACCTTACCAAGAAGAAAATAGGGGCCggttcctgaggcttcaccagggagctggctgCCTATTAATGGCACTGCAGCAGGGGAGACTTCCCTGAGGTGCCTCCAGGGAAGCGTGGGCACCCTACTTTATCCCACCacggagagtgagggggacagggaaTGCTGGGATTACGCCTATGCCCCCTGTGCACCCCATCTAAGAAGAAAAGGGAGACAGGTCCCTGatgcttcaccagggagctgacggtcccttaatggcactgcagttggggcgGCTATACCAGGGAAGAGTGATGACCATTCTGCACCCACAAcgaagagagaggtaagggggcaggGACTACATGGGAAATGTCTGTAGTTCCCTGTGCACCCAGCAGTAAGAATTACTGCCGTCCCTGTGCGAGGCGttccctgatgctaccccagggtgCGTGATACTCAAAGATTTCAGGGACAGAAATGTATTTATGGCTCCTGAATGCAAACGGAGACCACACTGTGCTGGACTATGTTCAAACTGGCGTTTCCTGCACCTACAGGGATGTCATGTATTTTGTgctctcaaaatggcggctccagctccactgggggccgcatggactctctttgtgctcaaaatggcgcttcccgccttaccagggaagccatgtgctgtGCTGCAAGGATTTCTGCATTTTTGCAAGCTTATGCTGATATTCAGCTTGCAAGAAAAAGCGGGAACTattcaaacccctccccctttgcttgTTCTGGATTGGACTATCCTATTTACCAGGGGGAGGGGCCGAGTGTGAATGAAGGAACCCacaggaagtgaggagccagATGCACGTGTACTATGGAGATAGCAGTTGTGCCTCTGAACTGCTGCCTTACTTGCTCCACTATGAGAGAATGTGGCCTAGTGTGAACTTTGGGCCAGTGTGCTGAGAAATCTGTCAGCATCTACAGAAGAGTTTGGGTGAGTGCTTTCCCAAACCCTGGCGATATCACCCCGCTCCAGAACTGTGTTCATTGTGTAACTTTCTGAGTAGCCAAACATCTGAGCCCGCGGAAATGCACCACCTTCACACTGCATGGTGCCTCCTACTACGCTCTGGTAGGCTGCTCCAGGATGGAGAAATATGCGAGTcagaggctgatgacatcactgagGTCCCTGCCATTACCTCCACCGTACCCGAG
This genomic interval carries:
- the HTR2A gene encoding 5-hydroxytryptamine receptor 2A produces the protein MLEKSYSLFFFQIISLHNSGLNMDIFDKEKFVNITKSSLIQLNHDRRFYRSDVGAGGANTSEIFNWTMASENLTHLTSKGSSFSLEKNWPALLTVTVIVVTIAGNILVILAVSLEKKLQNATNYFLMSLAIADMLLGCLVMPVSMLNMLYDYEWPLHRNLCLVWIYLDVLFSTASIMHLCAISLDRYIAIRNPIHHSRFNSRTKAFAKIIAVWTISVGISMPVPVFGLQDDSKVFNQQNCCLSDDNFILVGSFIAFFIPLIIMVVTYFLTIRSLQKEATLCFNNLGAKSKLALFSFLPQSSLSSEKLFQRSLQKELAPYGRKTMQSISNEQKASKVLGIVFFLFVVMWCPFFVTNVMAVICKESCNEHIIGELLKVFVWIGYLSSAVNPLVYTLFNQTYRSAFSRYIQCRYREEKKPFQLILVNTIPALAYNSGQLQLAQMKLLKKEAKMKTNDYSLVTIGLHSLDKASKTGVGPLNENVSCL